A region from the Vicia villosa cultivar HV-30 ecotype Madison, WI linkage group LG3, Vvil1.0, whole genome shotgun sequence genome encodes:
- the LOC131659026 gene encoding uncharacterized protein LOC131659026 — protein sequence MASSSSNLFASQLQQQQQPASAQQQEKPALTEPIKPCLIPYAYLEVLCELMVDFENLQARNFNIKTNMLVQGWANYFDRLIGPVYPDLVKDFWSHATLTPNTIISFVLGKEISITENLIRKLLNLQGLGGVTGAIPGRIDWETVYPKIFTSGKGSPNTKDLKTSYRVWAKIILGTINHRKSTVSTTYINQDQQFLLYCIGKGMRVDLPHIMFHHLRTHVKESREAERLKYPKIKKNTIPMGRLISDILNESGLIDVLKEAGSVKDLITVSGSTLTAHTLRRMQLIGKVLSPPTVVNYILVRRIPVVDFQLFLKEELLDSVLFYLESCVRDKSEFDPAWFRGRILPTLDELIKRDKKKIEKKKRKTVGKGPATKKAKKQKKPSGITISDSVHINSSKQVSTVDPLSQNP from the coding sequence ATGGCTTCGTCTTCATCAAACCTGTTTGCATCTCAGCTCCAACAACAACAGCAACCTGCTTCTGCTCAACAACAAGAGAAACCGGCTCTCACAGAACCTATAAAACCTTGTTTGATTCCATACGCATATTTAGAAGTTCtctgtgaactcatggtagattttgaaaatcttcaagCGCGTAACTTCAACATCAAGACGAACATGTTAGTTCAAGGCTGGGCAAACTACTTTGATCGTCtcattggaccagtttaccctgATTTAGTAAAGGATTTTTGGTCTCATGCTACCCTAACCCCCAACACCATTATCTCCTTTGTCTTAGGGAAAGAGATTTCAATTACTGAGAATCTCATAAGGAAGTTATTGAATCTCCAAGGCTTGGGTGGAGTAACTGGCGCTATTCCTGGAAGAATAGATTGGGAAACAGTTTACCCAAAAATCTTTACATCTGGTAAAGGTTCACCAAACACCAAGGATCTGAAGACTTCATACAGAGTTTGGGCTAAGATCATTCTAGGAACTATCAACCATAGAAAATCAACTGTTTCTACAACCTATATAAATCAAGACCAGCAGTTCCTTCTGTACTGCATTGGAAAGGGTATGAGAGTTGATTTACCTCACATTATGTTCCATCATCTAAGGACTCATGTGAAGGAATCAAGAGAAGCAGAACGTCTGAAGTATCCTAAGATCAAGAAGAACACCATTCCTATGGGAAGGCTGATATCAGACATTCTGAATGAGAGTGGTCTGATTGATGTTCTAAAAGAAGCTGGGTCAGTTAAAGATCTGATTACTGTTAGTGGGAGTACTCTGACTGCCCATACTCTGAGGAGAATGCAATTAATTGGAAAGGTCCTTTCTCCTCCAACTGTGGTAAATTATATTCTGGTAAGAAGAATTCCAGTTGTTGATTTCCAGTTGTTCCTCAAGGAAGAACTTTTAGACTCTGTCCTTTTCTATCTGGAATCTTGTGTAAGAGACAAGTCAGAATTTGATCCTGCTTGGTTTCGTGGAAGAATTCTTCCAACTCTGGATGAACTAATCAAAAGGGATAAGAAGaaaatagagaagaagaagagaaagactgTTGGAAAAGGTCCTGCTACAAagaaagctaagaagcagaagaaaccttcaggtattacTATTTCTGATTCTGTACATATTAATAGTTCTAAACAAGTATCAACAGTTGATCCTCTCTCTCAAAATCCCTAG